In Neoarius graeffei isolate fNeoGra1 chromosome 17, fNeoGra1.pri, whole genome shotgun sequence, a single window of DNA contains:
- the ca8 gene encoding carbonic anhydrase-related protein isoform X1, translating to MSDPVMEESDSLPGKEELSWGYEEGVEWGLLFPEANGENQSPINLNSREARYDPRLLEVGLTPNYVVCRDCEVINEGHTVRIMLKSKSVVTGGPLPSDHEFELHEVRFHWGKENQRGSEHTVNFKAFPMELHLIHWNSTLFNTVDDAMGKKNGILIIALFVQIGKEHLGLKAVTEVLQDLQYKGKTKIIPCFNPNTLLPDPLLRDYWVYEGSLTTPPCSEKVTWILYRYPLTISQMQIEEFRRLRSHVKGAELPEGNDGMLGDNFRPTQPLSDRVVRAAFQ from the exons ATGTCAGACCCTGTGATGGAGGAGTCCGATTCCTTACCTGGGAAAGAAGAGCTGAGCTGGGGCTATGAGGAAG gtgtggagTGGGGTCTGCTGTTCCCAGAAGCGAACGGAGAGAACCAGTCTCCCATAAACCTGAACTCAAGAGAGGCTCGTTACGACCCCAGGCTGCTGGAAGTTGGTTTAACGCCCAACTACGTGGTGTGTCGAGACTGTGAGGTCATCAACGAAGGACACACCGTCAGGATCATGCTCAAGTCCAAATCAG TGGTAACCGGAGGCCCTCTGCCCAGCGATCACGAGTTCGAGCTGCATGAAGTTCGGTTCCACTGGGGCAAAGAGAACCAGAGAGGCTCCGAACACACCGTTAACTTCAAGGCCTTTCCCATGGAg cTGCATCTGATCCACTGGAACAGCACATTGTTCAACACTGTGGACGACGCCATGGGCAAGAAGAATGGCATCCTTATCATCGCACTCTTCGTCCAG ATCGGGAAGGAGCATCTGGGACTGAAGGCTGTTACAGAGGTGTTACAGGACCTGCAGTAtaaa GGAAAGACAAAAATAATTCCATGTTTTAATCCTAACACTTTACTACCTG ATCCGTTATTAAGAGATTACTGGGTGTATGAAGGTTCTTTAACAACACCACCATGTAGCGAAAAAGTCACCTGGATCCTTTACCGCTACCCGCTAACCATCTCTCAGATGCAG ATCGAGGAATTCCGGAGACTCCGGTCTCATGTGAAAGGGGCGGAGCTTCCTGAAGGGAATGATGGGATGTTGGGAGATAATTTTCGGCCCACGCAGCCTCTGAGTGACCGCGTGGTCAGAGCAGCGTTTCAGTAA
- the ca8 gene encoding carbonic anhydrase-related protein isoform X2: MSDPVMEESDSLPGKEELSWGYEEGVEWGLLFPEANGENQSPINLNSREARYDPRLLEVGLTPNYVVCRDCEVINEGHTVRIMLKSKSVVTGGPLPSDHEFELHEVRFHWGKENQRGSEHTVNFKAFPMELHLIHWNSTLFNTVDDAMGKKNGILIIALFVQIGKEHLGLKAVTEVLQDLQYKGKTKIIPCFNPNTLLPDPLLRDYWVYEGSLTTPPCSEKVTWILYRYPLTISQMQIQSRAG; the protein is encoded by the exons ATGTCAGACCCTGTGATGGAGGAGTCCGATTCCTTACCTGGGAAAGAAGAGCTGAGCTGGGGCTATGAGGAAG gtgtggagTGGGGTCTGCTGTTCCCAGAAGCGAACGGAGAGAACCAGTCTCCCATAAACCTGAACTCAAGAGAGGCTCGTTACGACCCCAGGCTGCTGGAAGTTGGTTTAACGCCCAACTACGTGGTGTGTCGAGACTGTGAGGTCATCAACGAAGGACACACCGTCAGGATCATGCTCAAGTCCAAATCAG TGGTAACCGGAGGCCCTCTGCCCAGCGATCACGAGTTCGAGCTGCATGAAGTTCGGTTCCACTGGGGCAAAGAGAACCAGAGAGGCTCCGAACACACCGTTAACTTCAAGGCCTTTCCCATGGAg cTGCATCTGATCCACTGGAACAGCACATTGTTCAACACTGTGGACGACGCCATGGGCAAGAAGAATGGCATCCTTATCATCGCACTCTTCGTCCAG ATCGGGAAGGAGCATCTGGGACTGAAGGCTGTTACAGAGGTGTTACAGGACCTGCAGTAtaaa GGAAAGACAAAAATAATTCCATGTTTTAATCCTAACACTTTACTACCTG ATCCGTTATTAAGAGATTACTGGGTGTATGAAGGTTCTTTAACAACACCACCATGTAGCGAAAAAGTCACCTGGATCCTTTACCGCTACCCGCTAACCATCTCTCAGATGCAG